A stretch of the Balneola vulgaris DSM 17893 genome encodes the following:
- a CDS encoding YihY/virulence factor BrkB family protein, translating to MQKFKEFWKHAVTIAGKKDLFFNASAITFNLFICAIPFTLILISIIGYVLSYDQALDMIVQYGSEFLPSFAYEAEASDIITGSDTVMNILNPLVGARKVFGIVGIIVLLFFTQGLLHAVKHVLFDVFDIEERKHPVVDVVYNFFGFGIFGALIFFLSFIVSFVSLINLQSINVPFTDIVINLPWIYDFLNFIIPILFTFVVLYIVFRYLSERRIARNIAIMGALTYTCLFELAKFLVSGYLEYAFASYRYFYQGYAIAIVIGVWTFYSAFLFVVSATLARAYRDIYKSHKPTVEDNPYAALD from the coding sequence GTGCAAAAATTTAAAGAATTCTGGAAGCATGCTGTGACAATAGCGGGCAAAAAAGACCTATTCTTTAATGCTTCGGCTATCACGTTCAACCTTTTTATTTGTGCCATTCCTTTTACCCTGATCCTCATTTCTATTATTGGGTACGTGCTGAGTTACGATCAGGCCTTAGATATGATTGTTCAATATGGTAGTGAATTCCTACCCTCTTTCGCCTACGAGGCTGAAGCTTCGGATATCATCACCGGTTCCGATACCGTAATGAATATTTTAAACCCTTTGGTTGGAGCTCGTAAGGTATTTGGTATCGTGGGTATTATCGTGTTGCTCTTCTTTACTCAAGGGTTACTGCACGCTGTAAAACATGTATTATTTGATGTTTTTGATATTGAAGAGCGCAAACATCCTGTAGTGGATGTAGTCTATAACTTTTTTGGCTTCGGAATCTTTGGTGCGCTTATCTTTTTCCTAAGCTTCATTGTCTCATTTGTATCACTTATCAATTTGCAAAGCATCAATGTGCCCTTTACAGATATTGTGATAAACCTCCCCTGGATTTACGACTTCTTGAATTTCATCATCCCCATTTTGTTCACTTTTGTAGTGCTCTATATAGTGTTTAGATATTTAAGTGAACGACGTATTGCGCGCAACATCGCTATTATGGGAGCCCTTACCTATACCTGCTTATTTGAACTCGCTAAATTTCTTGTGAGTGGCTATTTAGAATATGCGTTTGCGAGCTATAGATATTTCTACCAAGGTTATGCCATTGCGATCGTAATTGGAGTTTGGACTTTCTACAGCGCTTTTCTCTTTGTAGTATCAGCAACTTTAGCTCGTGCTTATCGCGATATTTATAAGAGCCATAAACCTACCGTTGAAGACAACCCATATGCCGCACTGGATTAA
- a CDS encoding SDR family NAD(P)-dependent oxidoreductase, translating into MKKVLITGATSGIGRELALQYAALGHRVALVGRREEKLVALKEEIGDLAYIHPLDVTDFNEAQRVYQHLIDEMGGMDIMILNAGVGIAKMLPPWRADKNTIEVNVVAFAHGAHFAFDYFTKQGHGQIVGMSSLAAHLAIGSAAAYTASKHFISNYMIGFRQKAKHVDADIHITDIRPGFVKSEMTARGRNMFWVAETDKAVQQMIKAIQNKRKVVYITKRWRLVALLVKCVPQFVWDRI; encoded by the coding sequence ATGAAAAAAGTCTTAATCACCGGTGCTACTTCCGGAATAGGTCGTGAGCTTGCACTACAATATGCGGCTCTTGGTCACCGTGTAGCTTTGGTGGGTCGAAGAGAAGAAAAACTTGTAGCTCTTAAAGAAGAAATTGGTGATCTCGCTTACATCCATCCTCTGGATGTAACGGATTTCAACGAAGCTCAACGTGTGTACCAACATCTTATTGATGAAATGGGAGGCATGGATATCATGATCCTCAATGCGGGTGTTGGGATTGCTAAAATGCTACCACCGTGGCGTGCCGATAAAAATACTATTGAAGTAAATGTTGTGGCCTTTGCCCATGGTGCACACTTTGCGTTCGATTACTTCACAAAACAAGGGCATGGCCAAATCGTTGGGATGTCCTCACTTGCGGCTCATTTAGCTATCGGTAGTGCCGCTGCTTACACAGCCTCTAAGCATTTCATATCCAACTATATGATTGGCTTTAGACAAAAAGCTAAACATGTGGATGCCGATATTCATATTACTGACATCCGACCTGGATTTGTTAAATCAGAAATGACCGCTAGAGGTCGTAATATGTTCTGGGTAGCTGAAACAGATAAAGCGGTTCAGCAAATGATTAAAGCTATTCAGAACAAGCGCAAAGTAGTGTATATCACAAAGCGATGGCGACTGGTAGCCCTATTAGTTAAATGTGTTCCCCAATTTGTTTGGGATAGAATTTAA
- a CDS encoding YceI family protein — protein sequence MKKSIKLFSILFLSSFAIAATYVSTIWTVDKAHSSITFDIRHFFSDVTGSFDNYEADIKFDPQNLDESMIDVTIMVASVNTKNERRDGHLRTADFFNAEKYPHITFKSDRIVSNGDGKFTAEGKLTIKDVTKDFDLPFTLLGVMDNPRGGKIAGISSEFVILRNEFGVGTGDYVSDKVIGNEVKTKLNLELNAK from the coding sequence ATGAAAAAATCGATCAAACTATTCTCCATTCTATTCTTATCCAGCTTTGCCATTGCTGCTACATACGTAAGCACCATTTGGACCGTAGACAAAGCACACAGCTCAATAACATTCGATATACGCCACTTTTTTAGCGATGTAACTGGCTCATTCGATAATTACGAAGCTGACATCAAATTTGATCCACAGAATTTAGACGAAAGCATGATCGATGTTACGATTATGGTGGCTAGCGTGAATACTAAAAATGAACGCCGTGATGGTCACTTAAGAACAGCCGATTTCTTTAATGCAGAAAAATACCCACACATTACTTTCAAAAGTGACCGAATTGTATCAAACGGTGACGGTAAATTCACTGCAGAGGGTAAACTAACAATCAAAGATGTTACTAAAGATTTTGATCTTCCATTCACACTCTTAGGGGTAATGGATAATCCACGCGGTGGTAAAATCGCTGGTATTAGCTCTGAATTCGTAATTTTAAGAAACGAATTTGGTGTGGGTACAGGCGATTATGTATCTGATAAAGTGATTGGTAATGAAGTAAAGACTAAGCTAAACTTGGAACTTAACGCCAAGTAA
- a CDS encoding DNA-3-methyladenine glycosylase: MSSIVKPSFYERNDVILIAKELLGKVLCTSFNGTMTSGIIVETEAYDGRMDKACHAHIHGKTERTKIMYGEAGHAYVYLCYGIHHLFNVVTNKKGLADAVLIRAIEPLDGIPTILERRNKTKLERSVGGGPGIASQALGITTNNYGHLLTKAPIWIEDRGVCYEEDQIIESPRVGVDYVGEDAKLPWRFRVKGNAYTSPAK, translated from the coding sequence ATGAGTTCGATTGTTAAGCCCTCATTTTACGAAAGAAATGATGTTATACTCATCGCCAAGGAACTGTTAGGTAAAGTTCTCTGCACCTCTTTCAACGGTACAATGACTTCTGGAATTATTGTTGAAACTGAAGCCTATGATGGGCGGATGGACAAAGCGTGTCATGCTCATATTCATGGAAAAACCGAACGCACTAAAATCATGTATGGCGAAGCTGGGCATGCCTATGTGTACCTTTGTTATGGCATTCATCACCTATTTAACGTGGTTACCAATAAGAAAGGCCTTGCAGATGCTGTTTTAATTCGAGCTATTGAACCATTAGATGGAATCCCAACTATTTTAGAACGCCGGAATAAAACAAAACTGGAACGCTCTGTTGGAGGTGGGCCAGGCATTGCTTCGCAAGCACTAGGTATTACAACTAACAATTATGGACATCTACTTACTAAAGCCCCTATTTGGATTGAAGATCGTGGTGTATGCTATGAAGAGGATCAAATCATCGAAAGCCCACGTGTTGGGGTCGATTATGTTGGTGAAGACGCCAAGCTTCCGTGGCGATTTAGAGTGAAAGGAAATGCATATACCAGCCCTGCAAAGTAA
- a CDS encoding PQQ-dependent sugar dehydrogenase — MKHIQLLIALSFVIMFASSCETDENFIPEKDGSPSISLGYLEAPAGFEISVFAENVENARQMAMSDNGILYVGSRRKGNVYAIVDTNNDFRADSIHIIASGLRLPNGVAMKDGDLYVAEVSKIWKFEDIDSNYDQNPEPILIIDELPTEGHHGWKYIAFGPDEKLYVPIGAPCNICNHEEDNPLFATLTRMNADGSEHEIVAKGIRNTVGFTWHPTTGNIWFTDNGRDWMGDDIPPCELNEITAEGQHFGYPYMHGNEIWDPEHGEDGKTKNIDFKKPVQELGAHVAPLGVIFYTGNMFPTSYKNTALIAEHGSWNRSEKVGYRISQVKFDKNGSPKSYEPFISGWLQGDEDIKGRPVAILQLEDGSLLISDDESGTIYRVSYSAQ; from the coding sequence ATGAAGCACATCCAGTTACTTATTGCATTAAGTTTCGTAATCATGTTTGCATCAAGCTGCGAAACGGATGAAAATTTTATCCCTGAAAAAGATGGCTCTCCAAGTATTTCATTAGGATATTTGGAAGCACCTGCTGGATTCGAAATTTCAGTTTTTGCAGAAAATGTTGAGAATGCCCGTCAAATGGCCATGAGTGATAATGGCATCCTATATGTAGGCTCGAGAAGAAAAGGCAACGTATATGCTATTGTTGATACCAACAATGATTTCAGAGCAGATAGCATCCATATTATTGCAAGCGGGCTTCGCCTCCCTAATGGAGTAGCTATGAAAGATGGTGATTTATATGTTGCTGAAGTAAGTAAAATCTGGAAGTTTGAAGATATTGATAGTAATTATGATCAGAATCCTGAACCCATTCTTATAATAGATGAACTTCCAACTGAAGGTCATCATGGGTGGAAGTATATAGCATTCGGTCCTGATGAAAAATTATATGTACCCATTGGTGCACCATGTAACATTTGTAATCACGAAGAAGACAACCCGTTATTTGCCACACTTACTAGAATGAATGCAGATGGTTCAGAACATGAAATAGTAGCTAAAGGAATTCGTAATACCGTTGGATTTACTTGGCATCCAACTACGGGTAATATTTGGTTTACAGACAATGGCAGAGACTGGATGGGCGATGATATCCCTCCATGTGAGCTCAATGAGATCACCGCTGAAGGTCAACATTTTGGCTACCCATACATGCATGGAAACGAGATTTGGGATCCTGAGCATGGCGAAGATGGTAAAACGAAAAACATCGACTTCAAAAAACCTGTTCAAGAATTAGGTGCCCATGTAGCACCATTGGGCGTTATTTTCTACACAGGTAATATGTTTCCAACTAGCTATAAAAATACTGCATTGATCGCAGAACACGGCAGCTGGAACCGAAGCGAAAAAGTTGGATATAGAATCTCACAGGTCAAATTCGACAAGAATGGCTCTCCAAAAAGTTACGAGCCTTTTATCAGTGGTTGGCTTCAAGGCGATGAGGATATTAAAGGTAGGCCTGTAGCTATATTACAATTAGAAGATGGCTCGCTCTTAATTTCAGACGACGAATCAGGCACCATTTACAGAGTAAGCTATTCAGCCCAATAG
- a CDS encoding DUF6580 family putative transport protein — MNKRILTISAFILLAAVSRMIPHPYNFAPLGAMSLFGAAYFSNKKLAFALPLLAFFVSDLLVNNILYADYYSGFVFLSPGFYWTYGAIAAIVVFGILMLKKIDFKRVIAGSLSASLLFFLISNFGVWVTSPMYPMTFEGLMACYTFAIPFFHMNVLGDLFYCGVLFGAFEYAKQRVPALQTA; from the coding sequence ATGAACAAGCGAATACTTACCATCTCAGCATTTATCTTATTAGCGGCAGTATCTAGAATGATTCCGCATCCTTACAACTTTGCACCACTTGGAGCAATGTCGTTATTCGGAGCTGCTTACTTTTCAAATAAGAAATTAGCCTTCGCTCTACCTCTATTAGCATTCTTCGTGAGTGATTTATTGGTTAATAACATTTTATATGCTGACTATTATTCTGGGTTTGTATTCCTTTCGCCTGGCTTTTATTGGACCTATGGTGCTATCGCAGCGATTGTTGTATTTGGAATCCTAATGCTGAAGAAAATCGACTTTAAGAGAGTTATTGCAGGTAGTTTATCGGCTTCACTTTTATTCTTTCTCATTTCCAACTTCGGTGTTTGGGTTACTTCACCTATGTATCCTATGACATTTGAAGGATTAATGGCTTGCTATACATTTGCTATCCCATTCTTCCATATGAATGTATTAGGCGATTTATTCTATTGTGGAGTTCTATTTGGTGCTTTCGAATATGCAAAGCAACGCGTTCCTGCTCTACAGACAGCTTAA